A DNA window from Rhineura floridana isolate rRhiFlo1 chromosome 11, rRhiFlo1.hap2, whole genome shotgun sequence contains the following coding sequences:
- the LOC133365829 gene encoding olfactory receptor 6Y1-like isoform X3 has translation MEETNQTNVSYFILLGFSLTPDLHILLFVLFTFTYLLTLMENLIIIIVIRVNNSLHKPMYFFLCNLSFLEVWYVTIIVPKMLGDFLTPDKRISFQGCLTQLYFFVTFVCTEYILLAVMAYDRYLAICYPLRYPAIMSNTFCAQLSAGCWTCGLITSAIKLSFIGQLKYCGTDKINHYFCDISPLLNVSCTDSSMAELADFILALMVIMVPLCIVVTSYIYILSTVLKTPSAQGRKKAFSTCSSHLTVVVLFYSTTLFTYARPKAMYAYNSNKVVSVLYTVVVPLLNPLIYCLRNKEVKDALRKTLSG, from the coding sequence ATGGAAGAAACCAACCAGACAAATGTCAGCTATTTCATCCTTCTGGGATTTTCCCTGACTCCAGACCTTCATATTCTCCTGTTTGTCCTGTTCACCTTCACCTACTTGCTGACCCTGATGGAaaatctcatcatcatcatcgtcattcgGGTGAACAATAGCCTTCACAAACCCATGTACTTCTTCCTATGCAACCTCTCCTTTCTTGAAGTCTGGTATGTCACAATCATTGTCCCTAAGATGCTGGGAGATTTCCTCACGCCAGACAAGCGTATCTCGTTTCAAGGCTGCCTGACACAGCTGTATTTCTTTGTCACTTTTGTATGCACTGAATATATTCTCCTGGCTGTTATGGCTTATGACAGGTATTTGGCCATATGCTACCCACTGCGTTATCCAGCCATCATGAGTAATACTTTCTGTGCTCAGCTGTCAGCAGGATGCTGGACATGTGGCTTAATTACGTCTGCAATTAAGCTCAGCTTCATCGGTCAGCTGAAATACTGTGGCACTGATAAGATCAACCACTATTTCTGTGACATTTCACCCCTCTTGAATGTCTCTTGCACTGATTCTTCTATGGCCGAACTGGCAGATTTTATCCTAGCTCTTATGGTTATCATGGTTCCACTATGCATTGTAGTTACATCCTACATCTATATCCTCTCAACGGTATTAAAGACTCCTTCAGCTCAAGGCAGAAAGAAAGCTTTCTCTACCTGCAGTTCCCATCTCACCGTTGTGGTGCTGTTCTACTCCACCACACTCTTCACCTATGCACGGCCCAAAGCCATGTATGCCTACAACTCCAACAAAGTGGTGTCAGTTCTGTACACTGTAGTAGTGCCCCTTCTGAACCCTCTAATATATTGCCTTAGAAATAAGGAAGTAAAAGATGCCTTGAGGAAGACACTGTCAGGTTAA
- the LOC133365829 gene encoding olfactory receptor 6B9-like isoform X2, which produces MGKGNQTIITEFILLGFPTSLNVQLLLFFIFLLNYLLVLAENTVIMLMVWMNRNLHKPMYYFLCNLSFLEVWYISITIPKMLFDFLTQRKLITFAGCMTQLYFFVSLACTECVLLAVMAYDCYVAICFPLCYSAIMSTRLCFHLAGGSWISGFTISVFKVSFISQLTFCGSNIINHFFCDISPVLNLACTDMSLAELVDFVLAIIILVLPLFVTVLSYIYIIATILHIPSATGHNKAFSACASHLTVVIIYYTPMIFMYVRPRAITSYNSNKLISAIYAVLTPMLNPFIYCLRNNEVKKAIWRTLRGKIII; this is translated from the coding sequence ATGGGGAAAGGGAACCAAACCATCATCACCGAGTTCATCCTTTTAGGCTTCCCCACCTCATTAAATGTCCAACTGTTGCTCTTCTTCATTTTCTTACTGAACTATCTTTTGGTGCTGGCAGAAAACACAGTCATCATGCTGATGGTGTGGATGAACAGAAACCTGCACAAGCCCATGTACTACTTCCTCTGTAACTTGTCCTTCCTGGAGGTCTGGTACATTAGCATCACTATCCCCAAGATGCTTTTTGACTTCCTTACCCAGAGAAAGCTGATCACCTTTGCTGGATGCATGACTCAACTCTACTTCTTTGTCTCTCTAGCATGCACCGAGTGTGTCCTTCTGGCTGTCATGGCCTATGATTGCTATGTTGCCATTTgcttcccactgtgctattcaGCCATCATGAGCACCAGGCTCTGCTTCCACTTGGCTGGTGGGTCATGGATTAGTGGTTTCACTATCTCTGTTTTCAAGGTCTCTTTCATCTCACAGTtgactttttgtggttccaacATCATCAATCACTTCTTCTGTGATATCTCACCTGTGCTTAATCTAGCCTGCACGGACATGTCACTAGCTGAACTGGTGGACTTTGTATTAGCCATTATCATACTGGTCCTTCCTTTATTTGTGACAGTCCTGTCCTACATCTATATCATTGCCACCATCCTACACATTCCTTCAGCCACTGGGCACAACAAGGCTTTCTCGGCCTGTGCCTCACACCTTACAGTTGTAATCATTTACTACACACCCATGATTTTCATGTATGTGAGGCCCAGGGCCATCACCTCCTATAACTCCAACAAGCTGATCTCAGCCATTTATGCAGTTTTAACACCCATGTTAAATCCCTTCATCTACTGCCTCAGGAATAATGAGGTCAAGAAGGCTATTTGGAGGACACTGCGTGGAAAGATTATCATTTGA
- the LOC133365829 gene encoding olfactory receptor 6B9-like isoform X1 translates to MSEAAYEDKVKKYSYLDPCKGRNHITQGPGMGKGNQTIITEFILLGFPTSLNVQLLLFFIFLLNYLLVLAENTVIMLMVWMNRNLHKPMYYFLCNLSFLEVWYISITIPKMLFDFLTQRKLITFAGCMTQLYFFVSLACTECVLLAVMAYDCYVAICFPLCYSAIMSTRLCFHLAGGSWISGFTISVFKVSFISQLTFCGSNIINHFFCDISPVLNLACTDMSLAELVDFVLAIIILVLPLFVTVLSYIYIIATILHIPSATGHNKAFSACASHLTVVIIYYTPMIFMYVRPRAITSYNSNKLISAIYAVLTPMLNPFIYCLRNNEVKKAIWRTLRGKIII, encoded by the coding sequence GGAAGAAACCACATAACCCAGGGTCCTGGAATGGGGAAAGGGAACCAAACCATCATCACCGAGTTCATCCTTTTAGGCTTCCCCACCTCATTAAATGTCCAACTGTTGCTCTTCTTCATTTTCTTACTGAACTATCTTTTGGTGCTGGCAGAAAACACAGTCATCATGCTGATGGTGTGGATGAACAGAAACCTGCACAAGCCCATGTACTACTTCCTCTGTAACTTGTCCTTCCTGGAGGTCTGGTACATTAGCATCACTATCCCCAAGATGCTTTTTGACTTCCTTACCCAGAGAAAGCTGATCACCTTTGCTGGATGCATGACTCAACTCTACTTCTTTGTCTCTCTAGCATGCACCGAGTGTGTCCTTCTGGCTGTCATGGCCTATGATTGCTATGTTGCCATTTgcttcccactgtgctattcaGCCATCATGAGCACCAGGCTCTGCTTCCACTTGGCTGGTGGGTCATGGATTAGTGGTTTCACTATCTCTGTTTTCAAGGTCTCTTTCATCTCACAGTtgactttttgtggttccaacATCATCAATCACTTCTTCTGTGATATCTCACCTGTGCTTAATCTAGCCTGCACGGACATGTCACTAGCTGAACTGGTGGACTTTGTATTAGCCATTATCATACTGGTCCTTCCTTTATTTGTGACAGTCCTGTCCTACATCTATATCATTGCCACCATCCTACACATTCCTTCAGCCACTGGGCACAACAAGGCTTTCTCGGCCTGTGCCTCACACCTTACAGTTGTAATCATTTACTACACACCCATGATTTTCATGTATGTGAGGCCCAGGGCCATCACCTCCTATAACTCCAACAAGCTGATCTCAGCCATTTATGCAGTTTTAACACCCATGTTAAATCCCTTCATCTACTGCCTCAGGAATAATGAGGTCAAGAAGGCTATTTGGAGGACACTGCGTGGAAAGATTATCATTTGA